One part of the Natronosalvus amylolyticus genome encodes these proteins:
- a CDS encoding aryl-sulfate sulfotransferase codes for MPTGVTIHESEKCYEGYTLFNETYEFPEKAPDGKGKIYLVDMDGEPVHRWEVETAVQSHTRLLPNGNLLYPTRDRSNIEEAGLRELDPESNVVWSYHCRIDHDYQVMDNDHLMLHTITDNMVPEIGPELRRNPYIVETDREKNLHWEWFGEDHYDELRQLLSADDWAFVEERIATDYAFDWAHNNTLQIIPENETYRKELEGDGPVRFEPGNIVFSYRSVDVIGVIDYPSGEIVWAWGPSELDGQHLPYMLENGNLLIFDNGTERGWSRVIEVDPLTEEIVWEYRGSPKEDFYAPFISGAQRLPNGNTLICEGTKAHLFEVTPDGEVVWDFVSPFGEEGSMGNVYRCLRYSPEYVEPLLNSI; via the coding sequence ATGCCAACAGGAGTCACTATCCACGAATCCGAGAAGTGTTACGAAGGCTATACGCTTTTCAACGAAACGTACGAATTCCCCGAAAAAGCACCGGACGGGAAAGGGAAAATCTACCTGGTCGATATGGACGGTGAACCGGTTCACCGATGGGAAGTCGAGACCGCGGTGCAATCACACACTCGATTGTTACCCAACGGCAACCTCCTCTATCCGACTCGAGACCGATCGAATATCGAGGAGGCGGGACTCCGGGAACTCGACCCCGAGAGCAACGTGGTCTGGTCCTATCACTGCCGTATCGATCACGACTATCAGGTGATGGACAACGACCACCTCATGCTCCACACCATCACCGACAACATGGTTCCCGAAATCGGGCCCGAACTCAGGCGCAATCCGTACATCGTCGAAACCGACCGCGAGAAGAACCTGCACTGGGAGTGGTTCGGCGAAGACCACTACGACGAGCTTCGACAACTGCTTTCTGCAGACGACTGGGCATTCGTCGAAGAACGCATCGCGACTGATTACGCCTTCGACTGGGCGCACAACAACACGCTCCAGATCATCCCCGAGAACGAAACCTACCGAAAGGAACTCGAGGGTGACGGCCCCGTTCGCTTCGAGCCCGGAAACATCGTCTTCTCCTATCGGAGCGTGGACGTCATCGGCGTCATCGATTATCCGAGCGGCGAAATCGTCTGGGCGTGGGGGCCGAGCGAACTCGACGGCCAGCACCTCCCGTACATGCTCGAGAACGGCAACCTGCTCATCTTCGACAACGGCACCGAGCGCGGCTGGTCGCGCGTGATCGAAGTGGACCCACTTACCGAGGAAATCGTCTGGGAGTACAGGGGCTCGCCAAAGGAGGACTTCTACGCGCCGTTCATTTCCGGCGCACAACGGCTCCCGAACGGCAACACACTGATCTGTGAAGGAACGAAAGCGCACCTCTTCGAGGTCACTCCCGACGGCGAGGTCGTCTGGGACTTCGTTAGTCCGTTCGGTGAGGAGGGTTCGATGGGCAACGTCTATCGGTGCCTTCGGTACTCACCCGAGTACGTCGAACCGCTATTGAACTCGATATAA
- a CDS encoding HalOD1 output domain-containing protein, with product MTERDVPAQPTTEYYYDGQVTPSVAVVMAIADHEGCDPEAFDFTLYEYVDPDALDALVGEHRQLGCEATEVDIIVDEYHVSVQTESVIVTDRV from the coding sequence ATGACCGAGAGAGATGTACCTGCGCAGCCGACAACGGAATATTATTACGATGGACAGGTCACTCCCAGCGTGGCCGTCGTAATGGCCATCGCCGACCACGAAGGGTGTGACCCAGAAGCGTTCGACTTCACGTTGTACGAGTACGTCGACCCCGACGCGCTCGACGCTCTGGTGGGAGAACACCGACAACTCGGTTGTGAGGCAACCGAGGTGGACATCATCGTCGACGAGTACCACGTGTCCGTGCAAACGGAATCGGTCATCGTCACTGATCGGGTATAG
- a CDS encoding DegT/DnrJ/EryC1/StrS family aminotransferase → MTKLAINGGPKAASDLEIPRWPQCTEKSKEYVMDSLESEKWCRIIDGADWVDRFEEEFADLHDAEHAIAVSNGTVAIELALRASGLQPGDEVLVPAYTFIATASAVACMGGVPKFVDVDPDTFNIDPESVRENITEDTVGIVGVHFGGYPMDMDELLPIVEEHGLFFIEDAAHAQGSAWRGQKVGTFGDFGTFSFQQSKSVAGGEGGIVVTDDEVLAEEASLVHNIGRPVGAGYKHTMLSSNYRLPELQGALLSAQLEKLPAENERRQENEARLVDELETIEGIHTLREDDRITDRGYCVYNFRYDAEAFGGPSRDRFLEALRAEGVPASSGYGLPLYKQPAFSRAQLGSMVPPGTDIPVNRHLHLPGVEEIMETNIRLSHTALLAEDESILSIPRAIEKIKRNVGEL, encoded by the coding sequence ATGACCAAGCTAGCAATCAACGGCGGACCGAAGGCCGCGTCGGATCTCGAGATTCCACGATGGCCTCAGTGCACAGAGAAGAGCAAAGAGTACGTGATGGACAGCCTCGAGTCCGAAAAGTGGTGTCGGATCATCGACGGCGCGGACTGGGTCGATCGATTCGAGGAGGAGTTTGCAGACCTCCACGACGCCGAACACGCCATCGCCGTGAGCAACGGGACCGTCGCGATCGAACTCGCGCTTCGAGCCTCAGGCCTGCAGCCAGGTGATGAGGTTCTCGTTCCAGCCTACACGTTCATCGCAACCGCGAGCGCCGTGGCCTGCATGGGCGGTGTACCGAAATTCGTCGACGTCGATCCGGACACGTTCAACATCGATCCCGAATCAGTCCGCGAAAATATCACCGAGGATACGGTCGGCATCGTCGGCGTTCACTTCGGTGGGTATCCTATGGACATGGACGAGTTGCTCCCAATCGTCGAGGAGCACGGTCTCTTTTTCATCGAAGACGCGGCCCACGCGCAAGGGTCTGCCTGGCGCGGTCAGAAGGTCGGCACGTTCGGTGATTTTGGGACGTTCTCGTTCCAGCAGTCGAAATCCGTTGCCGGCGGTGAAGGCGGTATCGTCGTGACGGACGACGAGGTACTCGCAGAAGAGGCGAGTCTCGTTCACAACATCGGTCGGCCAGTGGGTGCAGGGTACAAACACACCATGCTCTCGTCGAACTATCGACTCCCCGAACTGCAAGGCGCACTGCTTTCTGCCCAGCTCGAGAAACTGCCTGCCGAAAACGAGCGCCGTCAGGAAAACGAAGCCCGACTCGTCGACGAACTCGAGACCATCGAAGGTATTCACACCCTTCGCGAGGACGACCGGATCACCGACAGAGGCTACTGCGTGTACAACTTCCGCTACGACGCGGAGGCGTTCGGTGGTCCCTCACGTGACCGATTCCTCGAGGCACTTCGAGCAGAGGGCGTCCCAGCCAGTTCAGGCTACGGACTTCCACTGTACAAACAGCCGGCGTTTTCCCGAGCCCAACTTGGGTCGATGGTACCGCCAGGAACCGACATTCCGGTCAACCGTCACCTGCACTTGCCCGGTGTCGAGGAGATTATGGAGACGAATATCAGACTCTCCCACACGGCCTTACTCGCTGAGGACGAGAGTATTCTCTCGATTCCGCGAGCGATCGAGAAGATCAAACGGAACGTCGGCGAACTTTAA
- a CDS encoding aminotransferase class III-fold pyridoxal phosphate-dependent enzyme — translation MSRGSPLASSDRSTSQSQKLVERASKVIPSATQTGSKQPTQFVQGVSPSHIVRGDGSRLWDADGNEYIDCNAALGPILLGHNYPAVTDAVKAQLDEGTMFTMEHPLHVEVAELFTDVVPCAEMVRFAKSGNDVTTLAAKVARAYTDRDVIATQGYHGWPDVWMSNKPGLDAGIPDAVGEYTEEFEYNDIESVEQIFEEHPDNVAAIVTTPVNLEEPEDGFLEKLRDLADREGAVLVFDEVLTGFRFALGGAQEYFGVTPDLACFAKGMANGFPISALAGKRKFMEVIGRNDFFYSMTYAGDAASLAATKASITVQREENVHEHIFRVGESLMHSYNEIAGELGLDGRTRAHGFPPRFVIQFFDEDGDHDQLVRSLFMQEAHKRGVLYTGGHIPTYSHTDEDVDTILSVYHECLEVLADALENDDVADRLEGDPVGATLRQRTGENE, via the coding sequence ATGTCTAGAGGTTCACCGCTGGCGTCGAGCGACCGGTCGACAAGCCAGTCGCAGAAACTCGTCGAACGGGCGTCGAAGGTCATCCCGAGTGCGACCCAGACCGGTAGCAAACAACCGACGCAGTTCGTGCAAGGCGTTTCGCCTTCACACATCGTTCGCGGCGACGGAAGTCGACTGTGGGATGCCGACGGAAACGAGTACATCGACTGTAACGCCGCACTTGGCCCCATATTGCTTGGTCACAACTATCCGGCGGTGACCGACGCCGTGAAAGCACAACTTGACGAGGGGACGATGTTCACCATGGAGCATCCCCTCCACGTCGAGGTCGCCGAACTGTTCACCGATGTCGTTCCCTGCGCGGAGATGGTTCGCTTCGCCAAGAGCGGAAACGACGTCACGACCCTCGCTGCAAAAGTGGCTCGAGCGTACACGGACCGAGACGTCATCGCGACCCAGGGGTATCATGGCTGGCCCGACGTCTGGATGAGCAACAAACCGGGCCTCGACGCTGGAATTCCCGACGCCGTCGGCGAATATACCGAAGAGTTCGAGTACAACGATATCGAGAGCGTCGAGCAGATTTTTGAGGAGCACCCCGACAACGTCGCTGCAATCGTGACGACCCCGGTCAATCTCGAGGAGCCAGAAGACGGCTTCCTCGAGAAACTTCGGGACCTCGCCGACCGCGAAGGGGCGGTACTCGTTTTCGACGAGGTGCTGACCGGATTCCGATTCGCACTGGGCGGCGCTCAGGAGTACTTTGGTGTAACCCCCGATCTCGCGTGTTTCGCCAAGGGGATGGCAAACGGGTTCCCGATCTCCGCGCTTGCGGGCAAGCGAAAGTTCATGGAGGTCATCGGCCGCAACGATTTCTTCTACTCGATGACGTACGCCGGCGATGCGGCGTCCCTGGCGGCGACAAAGGCTTCAATCACCGTCCAACGAGAAGAGAACGTCCACGAACACATCTTTCGAGTGGGCGAGTCGCTGATGCACAGTTACAACGAAATCGCCGGCGAACTCGGCCTGGATGGTCGGACACGCGCCCACGGATTCCCACCACGTTTCGTCATCCAGTTCTTCGACGAAGACGGAGACCACGACCAATTGGTACGGAGTCTGTTCATGCAAGAGGCACACAAACGTGGCGTCCTCTACACTGGTGGCCATATTCCGACCTACAGCCACACTGACGAAGATGTCGATACGATACTGAGCGTGTATCACGAGTGTCTCGAGGTTCTCGCTGACGCCCTCGAGAACGACGACGTCGCAGATCGACTCGAGGGAGACCCAGTTGGTGCAACGCTCCGGCAACGAACCGGCGAAAACGAGTGA